A window of the Bacillus sp. A301a_S52 genome harbors these coding sequences:
- a CDS encoding Asp23/Gls24 family envelope stress response protein, whose protein sequence is MSENHLIHMSEDKSDLGKVEISPEVIEIITGLAASEVEGIAMLRGNFASGVAERLGRKSAHGKGVKVDLVNDGVKLDVYVITNYGVSIPEVCHKVQENIVQTLKNMTAIQVLTVDIHVVGVHFETKNEQEATKKN, encoded by the coding sequence ATGTCAGAAAATCATCTGATTCACATGTCTGAAGATAAGAGTGATTTAGGGAAAGTGGAGATCTCTCCGGAAGTCATTGAAATTATTACGGGTCTTGCAGCTTCAGAGGTAGAAGGGATTGCTATGCTCAGAGGTAACTTTGCGTCTGGAGTAGCCGAAAGACTAGGACGAAAAAGTGCTCATGGTAAAGGTGTTAAAGTAGACTTAGTTAATGACGGGGTTAAGCTGGATGTTTATGTCATAACAAATTATGGCGTATCTATCCCAGAAGTGTGCCATAAAGTTCAGGAAAACATCGTTCAGACTTTAAAAAACATGACGGCTATTCAAGTTTTAACTGTTGATATTCATGTAGTAGGTGTTCATTTTGAGACGAAGAATGAACAAGAAGCTACTAAAAAGAACTAA
- the nusB gene encoding transcription antitermination factor NusB: protein MNRRLARIRTVQALYQIEMAETAPSDAMASVLQDNEVPDDFFHGLVNGTVSHLQEIDSLLTDALEHWSINRISRVDRAILRLAVYEMKYEVDIPVNVSINEAIDLAKGFSGEEESGKFANGVLSKIAETLEK, encoded by the coding sequence ATGAATCGCAGATTAGCTAGAATTAGAACGGTACAAGCATTATATCAAATAGAAATGGCCGAAACGGCCCCATCTGACGCGATGGCCTCCGTTTTGCAAGATAATGAAGTTCCAGATGATTTTTTTCATGGACTTGTGAATGGAACAGTATCACACTTGCAGGAAATAGATAGTCTTCTAACTGATGCACTTGAGCATTGGTCCATTAATCGTATCTCTCGTGTAGATCGAGCAATTTTAAGACTTGCTGTGTACGAAATGAAATATGAAGTAGATATTCCTGTTAATGTTTCCATAAATGAAGCCATTGATTTAGCTAAAGGTTTCTCTGGAGAGGAAGAATCAGGGAAATTTGCCAATGGTGTCTTATCAAAAATTGCTGAGACACTTGAAAAATAA
- the folD gene encoding bifunctional methylenetetrahydrofolate dehydrogenase/methenyltetrahydrofolate cyclohydrolase FolD codes for MSAIIISGKELAQEKRQSMKLQAEDLKQKGMVPGLAVILVGEDPASQSYVRAKERACKEIGVHSELDEVPVSISEEELLQKIDDLNKADHIHGILVQLPLPDHISEEKVIEAIAPAKDVDGFHPINIGRMMIGQEAFLPCTPFGIIEMIKSKNIELQGKNVVVIGRSNIVGKPVGQLLLNEHATVTYCHSRTKNMSDYTKKADILVVAVGRPLMINADHMKEGAVVIDVGVNRNEEGKLVGDVDFNSAKEKASYITPVPGGVGPMTITMLLHNTILSAERHLKEEN; via the coding sequence ATGAGTGCAATCATTATATCTGGAAAAGAATTAGCTCAGGAAAAAAGACAAAGTATGAAATTACAAGCAGAGGATTTAAAACAAAAAGGGATGGTTCCTGGCTTAGCGGTCATACTTGTAGGAGAAGATCCTGCATCGCAATCATACGTTAGAGCAAAGGAACGTGCGTGTAAAGAGATAGGGGTTCATTCCGAACTTGATGAAGTACCTGTCTCAATTTCTGAAGAAGAGCTCCTTCAAAAAATTGATGATTTAAATAAGGCTGATCATATTCATGGAATACTTGTTCAGTTACCGCTTCCTGATCACATTTCTGAAGAAAAAGTGATTGAAGCTATCGCTCCTGCCAAAGATGTGGATGGGTTTCACCCCATTAATATAGGTAGGATGATGATCGGCCAAGAAGCCTTCTTGCCTTGTACCCCATTTGGCATCATAGAAATGATCAAATCAAAAAATATCGAACTTCAAGGGAAGAATGTTGTGGTTATTGGGCGCAGTAATATTGTTGGAAAACCAGTAGGACAATTGCTGTTAAATGAACATGCGACAGTTACTTATTGTCACTCCCGTACTAAGAACATGTCAGATTACACCAAAAAGGCAGATATTCTAGTTGTGGCAGTAGGGCGTCCGTTAATGATAAATGCAGACCATATGAAAGAAGGAGCCGTTGTCATTGATGTAGGCGTTAACCGAAACGAAGAGGGAAAATTAGTGGGAGATGTAGATTTTAATTCAGCAAAAGAAAAAGCATCATACATAACACCTGTCCCAGGGGGGGTGGGGCCAATGACAATCACGATGTTGTTGCATAATACAATCCTCTCTGCAGAAAGACACCTAAAAGAGGAGAACTAA
- a CDS encoding exodeoxyribonuclease VII small subunit encodes MAKANESLTFEESMEALENLVEKLEKGDVPLEEAITMFQEGMTLSKECHDRLQKVEKQMAEVLSEDGEISNFQVEEES; translated from the coding sequence ATGGCGAAAGCTAACGAATCTTTAACATTTGAGGAATCAATGGAAGCATTAGAAAACTTAGTGGAGAAATTAGAAAAAGGTGATGTTCCTCTCGAAGAAGCCATTACCATGTTTCAAGAAGGGATGACATTATCAAAAGAATGTCACGATCGCTTGCAAAAAGTAGAAAAGCAAATGGCTGAAGTTTTATCTGAAGATGGCGAAATCAGCAACTTCCAAGTGGAAGAGGAGTCTTGA
- a CDS encoding exodeoxyribonuclease VII large subunit has protein sequence MNGDFLSVSDLTRIIKQRLDTEQALQNVWLRAEISNFKRHSRGHMYFTLKDNNSRVQSVMFAGNNRYLKFLPEDGMRVLIRGDISVYEPYGQYQLYVKEMQPDGIGNLYLAFEKLKKKLEMAGYFNETRKKSIPRMPRSIAVITSPTGAAVRDIMTTLARRYPLAKVTLLPVLVQGPDAPNSIARAIKQANEAVSFDVIIVGRGGGSLEELWAFNEEVVAEAIYQSDIPLISAVGHETDVTISDFVADLRAPTPTAAAELAVPDSEDLATNIIERRRRLTRAIKHLITQEKEKLAYLTRSYAFRYPKQLLLQKEQDLDRVKERLVRETERVVEKKSNSQQKLNQRLALLHPQEKIKKESDRLSQNEIALKRCMTEVVKERRHRLSLQMSKLDLLSPLKMMDRGYSLVYTEDKSLVKSIAQAPAFSPITVQLKDGKLKCRVEKQVKGNND, from the coding sequence ATGAATGGAGATTTTCTCTCAGTTAGCGATCTGACAAGAATAATTAAACAACGGCTCGATACAGAGCAGGCTCTCCAAAACGTGTGGTTAAGAGCAGAAATATCCAATTTTAAACGCCATAGTAGAGGCCATATGTATTTTACACTAAAAGATAACAACTCACGAGTGCAATCAGTGATGTTTGCAGGAAATAATCGTTATCTCAAATTTTTACCCGAAGATGGTATGCGCGTCCTTATTAGGGGGGATATCTCAGTATATGAACCTTATGGCCAATATCAGCTATACGTCAAGGAAATGCAGCCTGATGGGATCGGTAATTTATATCTTGCCTTCGAAAAGTTAAAAAAGAAATTGGAGATGGCAGGCTATTTTAATGAAACGAGAAAAAAATCAATTCCTAGGATGCCTCGGTCCATAGCTGTTATTACTTCACCAACAGGAGCAGCTGTAAGAGATATTATGACGACATTAGCGAGGCGGTACCCATTAGCCAAAGTGACCTTGTTACCTGTCCTTGTTCAGGGGCCAGATGCCCCTAATTCTATTGCGAGAGCTATCAAGCAGGCGAATGAAGCCGTTAGCTTTGATGTCATCATTGTGGGAAGGGGCGGTGGGTCACTGGAAGAATTGTGGGCTTTTAACGAAGAAGTTGTGGCCGAAGCAATCTATCAATCTGATATTCCTCTCATTTCAGCCGTTGGACATGAAACAGATGTGACGATCAGTGACTTTGTTGCCGATTTACGAGCACCTACCCCTACAGCTGCTGCTGAGTTAGCGGTGCCAGATTCAGAAGACCTAGCGACTAACATTATAGAACGAAGACGGCGGTTAACAAGAGCGATTAAACATTTAATTACTCAAGAAAAAGAAAAGCTCGCCTATTTAACACGCTCTTACGCGTTTCGTTATCCTAAGCAGCTGCTTCTCCAAAAGGAGCAGGATCTAGATCGGGTGAAAGAAAGGCTTGTTAGAGAAACAGAGAGAGTAGTTGAAAAGAAATCTAATAGTCAACAAAAATTGAACCAACGACTGGCTTTACTTCACCCTCAGGAAAAAATAAAAAAAGAATCTGATAGGCTATCCCAAAATGAGATAGCGCTTAAACGATGCATGACTGAAGTAGTGAAAGAACGTCGACACAGGCTGTCACTACAAATGTCAAAGTTAGACTTACTCAGTCCATTAAAAATGATGGATAGAGGATACAGTCTTGTATATACCGAAGATAAGTCTCTTGTTAAATCTATCGCTCAAGCACCTGCTTTTTCACCAATAACAGTGCAATTAAAAGATGGAAAACTTAAGTGCCGAGTGGAAAAACAAGTAAAAGGAAACAATGACTGA
- a CDS encoding polyprenyl synthetase family protein: protein MEAQMEKFLAQEKAVIDEKLTEHITQLNAPESLKDAMIYSLKAGGKRIRPILLLATLKGFGKDLNKGYDIACAIEMIHTYSLIHDDLPAMDDDDLRRGQPTNHKVFGEALAILAGDGLLTYSFTIVSQLQSVADQIKIELVHKISQAAGPKGMVAGQVADMEAEGRDLDLEELQEIHHRKTGDLLSLSLECGALLAEASQEDMHILTRFGKHIGLAFQIKDDLLDVEGDENVLGKRVGSDATNEKNTYPKILGVEKARETLTYHLNEAHELLAQLDMDQTLLRQLTDYIGKRIS from the coding sequence ATGGAAGCACAGATGGAAAAATTCTTAGCTCAAGAAAAAGCGGTTATCGATGAGAAACTGACTGAGCACATAACCCAACTCAATGCTCCTGAGTCACTAAAAGATGCGATGATTTACTCTTTGAAAGCAGGCGGTAAAAGAATTCGTCCCATTTTATTACTAGCCACTCTTAAAGGATTCGGCAAAGATTTGAATAAAGGATATGATATTGCCTGTGCCATTGAGATGATTCATACCTATTCATTAATCCATGATGATTTGCCGGCGATGGATGACGATGATCTACGACGAGGTCAACCGACAAACCATAAAGTCTTTGGAGAAGCCCTTGCTATCCTTGCTGGAGATGGATTATTGACTTACAGTTTTACAATTGTTTCTCAACTTCAAAGTGTAGCAGATCAGATCAAAATTGAGCTTGTTCATAAAATATCCCAAGCGGCAGGTCCTAAAGGCATGGTTGCCGGCCAAGTTGCTGATATGGAAGCAGAAGGCAGAGATTTAGATTTAGAAGAATTACAAGAAATACATCATCGAAAAACAGGAGACCTTCTCTCTTTATCATTAGAGTGTGGGGCTCTATTAGCTGAAGCTTCGCAAGAGGACATGCATATATTAACACGGTTTGGGAAACATATAGGCTTAGCTTTTCAAATAAAAGATGATTTACTGGACGTTGAAGGAGACGAAAATGTCTTAGGTAAACGAGTTGGTAGTGATGCCACAAATGAAAAAAATACGTACCCTAAAATTCTTGGAGTGGAAAAGGCAAGAGAAACTTTGACCTATCACTTAAACGAAGCACATGAGTTATTAGCACAGTTAGATATGGATCAAACACTTTTACGTCAATTGACGGACTATATAGGAAAAAGAATAAGTTGA